The proteins below are encoded in one region of Chloracidobacterium sp.:
- a CDS encoding alpha/beta hydrolase, whose amino-acid sequence MPYVTTNGVNLYVEDTGGDLPPVLLITGLGYDEWFWMETVAPLLRDRYRLIAPANRGAGRSDKPAGPYTTAQMAADMVGVLDALGVERAIVVGHSLGGFIAQELTLAHPTRVTKLVLAGTSFGGPEAIPPTPAAMAVLMLDRTMDPMELIRRGLETAVAPSFLAAKPPMLERLIAYRLTTPVPPEAFQSQMLAGATHNAADRIAAITCPTLILAGELDQVVPPGNVALLKAKLPQAETVMISDAGHLFPIEKPNETAAALAAFFAA is encoded by the coding sequence ATGCCGTACGTTACGACCAACGGCGTCAACCTCTACGTCGAAGACACCGGCGGCGACCTCCCGCCCGTCCTTCTCATCACCGGTCTGGGCTACGACGAGTGGTTCTGGATGGAAACCGTCGCGCCGCTGCTGCGCGACCGCTACCGCCTAATTGCGCCTGCCAATCGCGGCGCGGGACGCAGCGACAAGCCGGCCGGTCCCTACACAACAGCGCAGATGGCGGCGGATATGGTCGGCGTGCTGGACGCGCTCGGCGTCGAGCGCGCCATCGTCGTCGGTCATTCCCTTGGCGGCTTCATCGCGCAGGAGCTTACACTTGCGCATCCGACGCGCGTCACCAAGCTAGTCCTAGCCGGCACAAGCTTTGGCGGCCCAGAAGCCATCCCGCCGACGCCGGCCGCCATGGCCGTGCTGATGCTTGACCGGACGATGGACCCAATGGAGTTGATCCGGCGCGGCCTTGAAACGGCCGTTGCGCCGTCGTTTCTTGCCGCCAAGCCGCCGATGCTGGAGCGGCTCATCGCCTACCGACTGACGACGCCTGTGCCGCCGGAAGCCTTCCAGAGTCAGATGCTGGCCGGCGCGACGCACAATGCCGCCGACCGCATTGCGGCCATCACCTGCCCGACGCTGATTCTCGCCGGTGAGTTGGATCAAGTTGTACCGCCCGGCAACGTCGCCTTGCTCAAGGCAAAGCTGCCGCAGGCCGAAACGGTCATGATTTCTGACGCCGGGCACCTGTTCCCCATCGAGAAACCCAACGAAACGGCGGCGGCGCTGGCTGCCTTCTTCGCCGCCTGA
- a CDS encoding long-chain fatty acid--CoA ligase — MLVGLGDYLGRRAIYSPDALAFVDAGKAEPLRLTFAEANVRAVRVAAALRRLGVGAGDRVALLARDGIEHLDCFFACAKLGALHTPFNWRLHWRENLAILKRLEPRVLLFGSDFATAVAEMRETGELGATRLVHLDGEPVADSVAFAEWLAAPAPDFAPTPVQPEDIAALIFTGGTTGTPKAAAISHRQIAWNTLNTVIHDLRHGDRYLNVFPLFHTGGLFVYTVPLALLGGTTVLMRQFDAAQTLNLIARERITVFAGVPTMYQMMTAAPNWPTADLSSLRFCTSGGAPLPLSLIETYRAAKGVCFKQGFGMTEFGPGVFALAPEDAERKAGSIGRPNFFIEAAVMDDAGTLLPPDTAGELVLRGPAGSSGYFGAEEATAASRDADGWFHTGDVARYDAEGFFFIVDRKKDMFISGGENVYPAEIEQALYAHPAVAMCAVVGVPDAKWGEVGAACVVLKPGATATEAELIAFLRERLAGYKTPKSVHFFDALPMSAAGKILKRDLRTLLTQPPEGQSDQP, encoded by the coding sequence ATGCTTGTCGGACTGGGCGACTATCTTGGACGCCGCGCCATTTATTCGCCGGACGCGCTGGCCTTTGTCGACGCCGGCAAGGCCGAACCGCTCCGGCTGACCTTCGCTGAAGCCAACGTGCGCGCCGTGCGCGTCGCAGCCGCGCTGCGGCGGTTGGGCGTCGGCGCAGGTGATCGGGTGGCGCTGCTGGCCCGCGACGGCATTGAACATCTCGATTGTTTTTTCGCCTGCGCCAAGCTCGGCGCGCTCCATACGCCGTTCAACTGGCGACTGCACTGGCGTGAGAATTTGGCAATCCTGAAACGGCTTGAGCCGCGTGTGCTGCTGTTTGGAAGCGACTTCGCAACGGCGGTTGCCGAGATGCGCGAGACAGGTGAACTCGGCGCGACGCGGTTGGTTCATTTGGACGGCGAGCCGGTCGCCGACAGCGTGGCATTTGCCGAGTGGCTTGCGGCGCCTGCGCCTGATTTCGCGCCGACGCCGGTGCAGCCGGAGGACATTGCGGCGCTCATCTTCACCGGCGGCACGACCGGGACGCCCAAAGCTGCCGCGATTTCACACCGGCAAATCGCGTGGAACACCCTCAACACGGTCATTCACGACCTACGGCACGGCGACCGCTACTTGAACGTGTTTCCGCTGTTTCACACAGGCGGGTTGTTTGTCTATACCGTGCCGCTTGCGCTCCTCGGTGGGACGACTGTACTGATGCGCCAGTTTGACGCGGCGCAAACACTGAACCTCATTGCGCGCGAACGCATTACGGTCTTTGCGGGCGTGCCGACGATGTACCAGATGATGACGGCCGCGCCGAACTGGCCAACGGCGGATTTGTCGTCGCTGCGCTTTTGCACGAGCGGCGGCGCGCCGCTCCCGTTGTCGCTCATTGAGACCTACCGCGCCGCGAAGGGTGTCTGTTTCAAGCAGGGTTTCGGGATGACGGAGTTTGGTCCCGGCGTCTTTGCGCTTGCGCCGGAGGACGCTGAACGCAAGGCCGGCTCCATCGGGCGTCCCAACTTCTTCATTGAGGCTGCCGTGATGGACGACGCTGGGACGCTATTGCCGCCTGACACGGCCGGTGAACTGGTTTTGCGCGGCCCAGCGGGGTCGTCCGGCTACTTCGGCGCTGAGGAAGCGACGGCCGCAAGCCGCGACGCCGACGGCTGGTTTCACACGGGTGATGTCGCCCGCTACGACGCTGAAGGGTTCTTCTTCATCGTGGATCGCAAGAAGGACATGTTCATTTCGGGCGGCGAAAACGTCTATCCGGCGGAAATTGAGCAGGCGCTATATGCGCATCCGGCGGTCGCCATGTGCGCCGTCGTAGGCGTCCCCGACGCAAAATGGGGCGAGGTCGGCGCGGCTTGCGTCGTGTTGAAGCCAGGCGCGACGGCGACCGAAGCGGAACTCATCGCGTTTTTGCGCGAGCGGCTGGCAGGCTA
- a CDS encoding ketoacyl-ACP synthase III → MTRYAHILATGSYAPAQVVPNAVFDARFGEPIDAWLQANVGIRERRYMAADETTSDLAVAAARQALERAGLDAADLDLIIVATDTPDYLSPATASVVQTKLGAHRAGAFDLNAACAGWVTALNQAALMMAADADYRRVLVVGGYGMSRFLDPNDKYTATLFADGAGAVILAAGDKPGFLAGKLQAVGGFHDAMGIYTGGAFRPCTLETLAAFGPPKVQFVRKFPRTFNTEYWPALIQATLAKAKLTLADVDWFLFTQINLRTIEMVMAMLGQPVEKTHWVMDKWGYTGSACLPMALDDLATTRRGLKPGQTIVFCASGGGIALAASVWRWV, encoded by the coding sequence ATGACGCGCTACGCCCACATCCTGGCCACCGGCAGTTACGCGCCCGCGCAAGTCGTCCCGAACGCCGTTTTTGACGCCCGCTTTGGTGAACCGATTGACGCATGGCTTCAGGCCAACGTTGGCATCCGCGAACGGCGCTACATGGCCGCCGACGAAACGACCTCCGACTTAGCCGTGGCCGCCGCCCGGCAGGCGCTGGAGCGCGCTGGACTCGACGCCGCCGACCTTGACCTCATCATTGTCGCCACCGACACGCCGGATTATCTCTCGCCGGCGACGGCTTCAGTCGTACAGACCAAGCTTGGCGCGCACCGCGCCGGGGCGTTCGACCTCAACGCCGCCTGCGCAGGCTGGGTGACGGCGCTCAATCAGGCGGCGCTGATGATGGCCGCCGACGCCGACTATCGGCGCGTCCTTGTTGTCGGCGGCTACGGGATGAGCCGCTTTCTCGACCCGAACGACAAATATACGGCGACGCTCTTCGCCGACGGCGCGGGCGCAGTCATTCTGGCGGCCGGCGACAAGCCGGGCTTTTTGGCCGGCAAGCTGCAAGCCGTCGGTGGATTTCATGACGCGATGGGGATTTACACTGGCGGCGCGTTTCGTCCCTGCACGCTGGAAACGCTCGCTGCTTTTGGTCCGCCAAAGGTGCAGTTTGTACGAAAGTTTCCGCGCACGTTCAACACCGAGTACTGGCCGGCGCTGATTCAGGCCACGCTGGCCAAGGCGAAACTGACGCTCGCCGATGTAGATTGGTTCCTGTTCACGCAAATCAACCTGCGGACGATTGAAATGGTCATGGCGATGCTTGGCCAGCCAGTCGAAAAAACGCACTGGGTAATGGACAAGTGGGGCTACACCGGTTCGGCCTGCCTGCCGATGGCGCTCGACGACCTTGCCACAACACGGCGCGGCTTGAAGCCGGGACAGACCATCGTCTTTTGCGCCAGCGGCGGCGGCATTGCGCTGGCGGCTTCCGTGTGGAGGTGGGTCTAG
- a CDS encoding long-chain fatty acid--CoA ligase produces MTVSTCPPTAWLAARARLSPDKTALIDAQRGYAPVTYGAWFRRVNQTVRFLRDGLGVQPGDRVAVLARNRVEYLDVWFALGHIGGVLQNLNWRLSRRELAAILADAAPVALLYDAPHAALAAELAAEQSPPLRRVAFDAPDADTLAFGERDTLSAEPPPPPSITAEAPWVLCYTGGSTGTPKGAVLSHRAIFANAVNTVLSWGLRPDDVTLLDAPLFHTGGLNVLTAPLVAVGGTSIVTGGFAPDQTFDAVERHGVTILFGVPTMFIELQRHPRWATADFSRLRFIISGGAPCPMSVFEAFWAKGVAFKTGYGLTEAGPNNFWLPEEQVREKPGAVGYPLWSVEARIVRSDGVEAAPDEVGELCLRGPHLFSGYWNNPAATAAAVDADGWLHTGDLAARDADGCFRIVGRLKEMFISGGENVYPAEVESVLHEHPSVVEAAVVGVPDPKWGEVGAAFVVLTGDASDDELTAFCRARLAGYKVPKRFIRLPALPRTGAHKIDKAALRRRITEERL; encoded by the coding sequence ATGACCGTTTCCACGTGCCCACCGACAGCTTGGCTTGCCGCCCGCGCGCGCCTGTCGCCCGACAAAACGGCGCTCATTGACGCGCAACGCGGCTATGCTCCGGTCACGTACGGCGCATGGTTTCGGCGTGTCAACCAGACGGTGCGTTTTCTGCGGGATGGGTTGGGTGTCCAGCCCGGCGATCGCGTCGCCGTCCTCGCCCGCAACCGGGTTGAATACCTTGACGTGTGGTTTGCGCTTGGACATATCGGCGGCGTACTCCAAAACCTCAACTGGCGTCTGAGCCGACGCGAACTGGCGGCCATTCTTGCCGACGCCGCGCCGGTCGCCCTGCTCTACGACGCGCCACATGCGGCATTGGCCGCCGAACTCGCCGCCGAGCAATCGCCTCCCCTGCGCCGCGTCGCCTTCGACGCTCCCGACGCCGACACCCTGGCCTTTGGCGAACGCGATACACTTTCCGCCGAACCGCCGCCGCCGCCGTCCATCACCGCTGAAGCGCCGTGGGTGCTCTGCTACACCGGCGGCTCGACCGGCACGCCTAAGGGGGCCGTCTTGTCGCACCGCGCCATTTTCGCCAACGCCGTCAACACCGTTCTGTCGTGGGGACTGCGTCCCGATGACGTGACGCTCCTCGACGCGCCGCTGTTTCATACCGGCGGCCTCAACGTTCTGACCGCGCCGCTGGTCGCCGTCGGCGGGACGAGCATTGTTACGGGCGGTTTTGCGCCCGATCAGACGTTTGACGCTGTTGAACGCCACGGCGTCACCATCCTGTTCGGCGTCCCGACGATGTTTATTGAACTCCAGCGTCATCCGCGCTGGGCGACAGCCGACTTCAGCCGCCTGCGCTTCATCATCAGCGGCGGCGCGCCCTGCCCGATGAGCGTGTTTGAGGCCTTCTGGGCCAAGGGTGTCGCTTTCAAAACCGGTTATGGGCTGACCGAAGCCGGGCCGAACAATTTCTGGCTGCCTGAAGAACAGGTGCGCGAAAAACCTGGCGCCGTCGGCTATCCGCTCTGGTCGGTTGAGGCGCGCATTGTGCGATCAGACGGCGTAGAGGCTGCGCCCGATGAAGTCGGCGAACTTTGCCTGCGCGGGCCGCACCTGTTTTCCGGCTACTGGAACAACCCCGCTGCAACGGCCGCCGCCGTGGACGCCGACGGTTGGCTTCACACCGGCGATCTGGCGGCGCGCGACGCCGACGGCTGTTTCCGCATCGTCGGCCGCCTCAAGGAAATGTTCATTTCCGGCGGCGAAAACGTCTATCCAGCCGAAGTCGAGAGCGTCTTGCACGAGCATCCGTCCGTCGTCGAAGCCGCCGTCGTCGGTGTTCCTGACCCCAAGTGGGGCGAAGTCGGCGCGGCGTTTGTCGTGCTCACCGGCGACGCAAGCGACGATGAGCTGACGGCGTTTTGCCGGGCGCGCTTAGCGGGCTACAAGGTTCCGAAACGCTTTATCCGTCTTCCGGCGCTGCCGCGCACCGGCGCGCACAAGATCGACAAAGCGGCGCTGCGCCGCCGCATCACCGAAGAAAGGCTATAA